A portion of the Natronococcus sp. AD-5 genome contains these proteins:
- a CDS encoding helix-turn-helix transcriptional regulator: MGSPDDDRSSDLVFKPPASPILEAVLQNARNQKYLGKRLDAAGDRIDPDRLGDIVRHGPVLEALREEPLDRREIEERLDVSRATSHRLTKWLGEQGFAEKVDGRFQLTGRGEAITDEVLRFEANVSTAHRMGPLLDVICPHHAEFAIEPMVDATVTVAEPAVPYRPVERFISLVEEAETFRGFNTTHMAPLSIGEFYQQIFDATESEIIYTPHIVEKLFGTYPTRASEAIDHGQLTLWTRETLPYGLAIFDGRVGIGGYDDETGLMQAFVDTDSPLAREWAKRVYASVKADSTPLDGGVEQ; encoded by the coding sequence ATGGGATCCCCTGACGACGACCGATCGTCCGACCTCGTGTTCAAACCGCCTGCGTCGCCGATTCTAGAGGCCGTCTTGCAGAACGCGCGAAACCAGAAATATCTGGGCAAGCGTCTCGACGCGGCTGGCGACCGTATCGACCCGGACCGTCTCGGCGACATCGTGCGCCACGGTCCGGTTCTCGAAGCGCTCCGCGAGGAGCCGTTAGACCGTCGAGAGATCGAGGAACGCCTCGACGTCTCGCGGGCGACGAGTCACCGCTTGACGAAGTGGCTCGGCGAACAGGGATTCGCCGAGAAGGTCGATGGCCGGTTCCAGTTGACGGGACGTGGCGAGGCGATCACCGATGAAGTACTGAGATTCGAAGCGAACGTGAGCACCGCTCACCGGATGGGGCCGCTGTTGGACGTAATCTGCCCGCATCACGCAGAGTTCGCCATCGAACCGATGGTCGACGCGACCGTGACTGTCGCGGAACCGGCCGTTCCGTATCGGCCGGTCGAGCGGTTCATCTCGCTCGTGGAAGAGGCGGAGACGTTCCGCGGGTTCAACACGACACACATGGCGCCGTTGAGCATCGGTGAATTCTACCAACAGATATTCGACGCTACCGAGAGCGAGATTATTTATACACCCCATATCGTCGAGAAACTATTTGGCACGTACCCGACCCGAGCGAGCGAGGCGATCGATCACGGACAGTTAACGCTTTGGACCCGCGAGACGTTGCCCTACGGTCTTGCGATCTTCGATGGGCGCGTCGGAATCGGAGGATACGACGACGAGACGGGGCTGATGCAGGCGTTCGTCGATACGGACTCGCCCCTCGCCCGCGAGTGGGCCAAACGGGTCTACGCGTCAGTCAAGGCGGATTCGACGCCGCTCGACGGCGGGGTGGAGCAGTGA